In Drosophila innubila isolate TH190305 chromosome 2R unlocalized genomic scaffold, UK_Dinn_1.0 1_C_2R, whole genome shotgun sequence, the following are encoded in one genomic region:
- the LOC117784590 gene encoding leucine-rich repeats and immunoglobulin-like domains protein sma-10, whose protein sequence is MSGNKLTTISSLDKNLTRLTYLNLANNYINNLQWNALKGFKALQNLNLANNSINSWADIIKEGSFSHAPNLRYLSLRGNNLTSLGCDRVLISETVSELDVSSANISTVNVNLRDQLPMLNILHMANNNLSQLNQFPPIPLKKLDLSNCSLRQINLDSISDSLLTLNISFNPALQLNFSETHFNYLKTLDLSYCKLDKIDLSNLSSVRELSLRGNSLESSNAISFSSDSSLESLDLSENSLRVIGNNSFSSLKLLTHLNLSNNQIKQLDETMIEPNRYLAYLDLSHNNIQKLTKINSANLLSLNLSWCNITTIESNALSRHGNIWSLDLSQNSFTEIPNDWKSDTLKYLNLSNCMLSTIGNNSLQGFGQLANLHLNGNRFTNPINPSCFRNNRIPEQIELGDNPWTCNCQDPIFLEFRKFVTANQLKVMDKQHLLCNKTGINHEKKFVDVCISIPEEKSNVWSTIMLTILVISFLALFCWYYLKVTRNPRHRNYRRGNWESYNELNCPLDPSN, encoded by the exons ATGTCGGGCAACAAATTAACGACGATTTCCAGCctggacaaaaatttgacgAGACTTACGTATCTGAATCTGGCTAacaactatataaataatctACAGTGGAATGCCCTTAAAGGCTTCAAGGCTCTTCAGAACTtaaacttggccaacaactcGATTAACAGCTGGGCAGATATTATCAAAGAAGGCTCCTTTAGTCATGCCCCAAATCTGAGGTATCTCAGCCTACGTGGCAATAATTTAACCAGCTTAGGCTGTGACCGAGTTTTGATAAGCGAAACAGTATCTGAATTGGATGTTTCATCGGCAAACATTAGCACTGTGAACGTAAATTTGAGAGATCAGCTGCCAATGCTCAATATCTTGCATATGGCCAATAATAACTTGTCGCAACTGAATCAATTTCCCCCAATTCCCctaaaaaaacttgatcttaGTAATTGTAGCCTACGACAAATTAATTTGGACTCTATTTCAGATAGTCTGcttacattaaatatatcatttaatCCGGCACTGCAGCTTAACTTCAGTGAAACGCATTTCAATTACCTGAAGACTCTAGACTTATCCTACTGCAAACTCGATAAGATAGATCTCAGTAACCTCTCGAGTGTCAGGGAATTGAGTCTGCGGGGCAACTCTTTAGAATCCTCTAATGCAATATCCTTTTCTAGTGATTCAAGTTTAGAATCCTTGGATCTGTCTGAAAATAGTCTACGCGTTATAGGCAACAATAGCTTTAGTTCGTTAAAGCTACTcacgcatttaaatttgtctaACAATCAGATTAAACAATTGGATGAAACCATGATAGAACCAAATAGATACCTAGCTTACCTAGACTTAAGTCACAATAATATTCAGAAGCTGACGAAGATCAACTCCGCAAATTTGTTGAGCCTCAATCTGAGCTGGTGTAATATCACAACAATTGAGAGCAATGCCTTATCAAGACATGGAAATATCTGGTCATTAGATCTTTCTCAAAATTCGTTTACTGAAATTCCCAATGATTGGAAATCTGATACTCTGAAGTATCTGAATTTGTCCAACTGCAT GCTTTCCACCATTGGAAACAATAGTCTCCAGGGATTTGGACAACTGgcaaatttacatttgaatgGCAATCGGTTCACGAATCCCATCAACCCTTCCTGTTTTCGGAATAATCGAATTCCGGAACAAATCGAGTTAGGTGATAATCCCTGGACTTGCAATTGCCAAGATCCAATATTCCTTGAATTCCGTAAATTCGTCACAGctaatcaattaaaa GTAATGGATAAGCAACATTTGCTCTGCAATAAAACCGGAATCAACCATGAAAAGAAGTTCGTGGATGTCTGCATCAGCATCCCTGAGGAAAAATCGAATGTCTGGTCAACAATAATGCTCACCATTTTGGTCATCTCTTTTCTGGCCCTTTTCTGTTGGTATTACCTGAAAGTAACACGTAATCCAAGACACCGCAACTATCGCAGAGGAAACTGGGAAAGTTATAATGAACTAAATTGCCC ATTGGAtccaagtaattaa